The Mycolicibacterium smegmatis genome has a window encoding:
- a CDS encoding molybdopterin guanine dinucleotide-containing S/N-oxide reductase codes for MPHSPTSLTHWGVFSAEIVDGDIAAVNPPPDDADPSPLLGNMPGSIRHRARITGPAVRRGWLRDGPGPSTERGADEFVAVSWDELTDLLATELRRVVDTYGNEAIYGGSYGWSSAGRFHHAQSQVHRFLKMLGGYTFSRHSYSLGATGAIMPRVVGTHDDLFKRSTQWDVIVEHTGLMVCFGGMPLKNTGINDGGTSAHPMRDALRRFRGRGGRIVSFSPLRDDVDGDCQWLALRPGTDVAVMLGLAYVLATEGLADREFLDTHCTGYERFERYLLGHDDGVAKSPEWAAHISGLSADTLRALAHRMAAERTIVTVSWSLQRTRHGEQAPWMGVTLAAMLGQIGLPGGGFGHGYGSMNEPGLAPLRCRLPSLPQGPNPVRTFIPVAAVTDMLLHPGEPFDYNGLRLTYPDIKCVYWSGGNPFHHHQNIPRLRRALGRVDTIVVHDPYWTAMAKHADIVVPSTTSFERNDFSGSNNDPLLVAMPQLAEPYADSRDDYTTFSALAERLGFGEQFTEGRTAWEWLVHLYEKWAAGLDFAVPSFAEFWAAGHVELPTDTGLTLFEDFRADPQAHPLGTPSGRIEIFSEDIDSFGYDDCAGHPRWYEPAEWLGGERARRYPLHLLANQPASRLHSQLDGGATSQSSKVQGREPVRMHPSDAAARGLTDGDVVRVFNDRGACLAGVVIDDGVLPRVVQLATGAWYDPADPADPDSLCLHGNPNVLTDDVGTSSLAKGCTGAHVLVEIEKFSGPVPPVRAHEPPVIRTLR; via the coding sequence ATGCCGCACTCCCCCACGAGCCTCACGCATTGGGGGGTTTTCTCCGCTGAGATCGTCGACGGCGACATCGCGGCCGTGAACCCACCCCCCGACGACGCCGATCCGTCACCGCTGCTGGGGAACATGCCCGGTTCGATCCGGCACCGCGCGCGCATCACCGGCCCGGCCGTGCGGCGCGGATGGCTGCGTGACGGCCCGGGACCGAGCACCGAGCGCGGTGCCGACGAGTTCGTCGCGGTGTCCTGGGACGAGCTGACCGACCTGCTCGCAACCGAACTCCGGCGCGTGGTCGACACCTACGGCAACGAGGCGATCTACGGCGGGTCCTACGGCTGGTCGAGCGCCGGCCGGTTCCACCACGCCCAGAGCCAGGTGCACCGCTTCTTGAAGATGCTTGGCGGTTACACCTTTTCGCGCCACTCCTACAGCCTGGGCGCCACCGGGGCGATCATGCCGCGCGTGGTCGGCACACACGACGACCTGTTCAAACGCTCGACCCAGTGGGATGTCATCGTCGAACACACCGGTCTGATGGTGTGTTTCGGCGGGATGCCGCTGAAGAACACGGGTATCAACGACGGCGGCACCTCCGCGCACCCGATGCGCGACGCGCTGCGGCGTTTCCGCGGCCGCGGCGGACGCATCGTGTCGTTCAGTCCTTTGCGTGACGACGTCGACGGCGACTGCCAGTGGCTGGCGCTGCGTCCCGGCACCGATGTCGCGGTGATGCTCGGGCTGGCGTATGTGCTCGCCACCGAGGGCCTGGCCGACCGCGAGTTCCTCGACACCCACTGCACGGGATACGAACGCTTCGAACGCTATCTGCTCGGCCACGACGACGGCGTGGCGAAATCTCCCGAATGGGCGGCACACATCAGCGGTTTGAGCGCCGACACCCTGAGGGCACTGGCGCACCGGATGGCCGCCGAGCGCACCATCGTCACGGTGAGCTGGTCGCTGCAGCGCACGCGCCACGGCGAGCAGGCGCCGTGGATGGGTGTCACGCTGGCCGCGATGCTGGGCCAGATCGGGCTTCCCGGCGGCGGATTCGGCCACGGCTACGGCTCGATGAACGAACCCGGACTCGCGCCGCTGCGGTGCCGCCTGCCCTCGCTGCCGCAGGGCCCCAACCCGGTGCGGACGTTCATCCCGGTGGCGGCCGTCACCGACATGCTGCTGCATCCCGGTGAGCCGTTCGACTACAACGGTTTACGGCTCACCTACCCCGACATCAAGTGCGTGTACTGGTCGGGCGGCAATCCGTTCCACCACCACCAGAACATCCCGCGGCTGCGCCGCGCGCTGGGCCGCGTGGACACCATCGTGGTGCACGATCCGTACTGGACGGCGATGGCCAAGCACGCCGACATCGTCGTGCCGTCGACAACGTCGTTCGAGCGCAACGACTTCTCGGGGTCAAATAACGATCCGCTGCTGGTGGCCATGCCGCAGTTGGCCGAACCGTACGCCGACTCCCGCGACGATTACACGACCTTCTCGGCGCTCGCCGAACGACTGGGCTTCGGCGAGCAGTTCACCGAGGGCCGCACTGCGTGGGAATGGCTCGTGCATCTGTACGAGAAGTGGGCCGCCGGGCTGGATTTCGCGGTCCCGAGCTTCGCCGAGTTCTGGGCCGCGGGCCACGTGGAGCTGCCCACCGACACCGGACTGACGCTGTTCGAGGACTTCCGCGCCGACCCGCAGGCACATCCGCTGGGCACACCGAGCGGACGCATCGAGATCTTCTCCGAGGACATCGACAGCTTCGGTTACGACGACTGTGCGGGCCACCCCCGCTGGTACGAGCCGGCCGAATGGCTGGGCGGCGAACGCGCCCGCCGGTATCCGTTGCACCTGCTGGCCAATCAGCCCGCGAGCAGGCTGCACAGCCAGCTCGACGGCGGCGCGACCAGCCAGTCCTCGAAAGTCCAAGGGCGCGAACCGGTCCGCATGCACCCGTCGGACGCCGCCGCCCGCGGCCTCACCGACGGTGATGTGGTGCGGGTGTTCAACGACCGCGGCGCGTGCCTGGCCGGGGTGGTGATCGACGACGGCGTGCTGCCGCGCGTGGTGCAACTCGCGACCGGCGCATGGTATGACCCGGCCGATCCCGCCGATCCGGATTCTTTGTGTTTGCACGGAAATCCGAACGTCCTCACCGATGATGTCGGCACGTCGTCACTGGCCAAGGGTTGCACGGGCGCGCACGTCCTCGTCGAGATCGAGAAGTTTTCCGGACCCGTCCCACCGGTCCGGGCTCATGAGCCACCGGTGATCCGCACGTTGCGCTGA
- a CDS encoding LGFP repeat-containing protein, whose product MTRPGAKLNTAVRRLTIGLLAVALAGLLVPSVAAATPESDADAAINSAWEVSGGDGGPLGPRQGDVYAIGAGFGQDFTGGKMFFTPDTGAHYVQGAILEKYEALGGPADSDLGFPTIDEGAGRAPDSRNSTFSAPDNPVIFWTPDTGARVVRGAINAAWDKLGGSAGVLGVPADDETYDGDVVRQKFTGGELSWNRKTKAFTTVPPELADQLKDLQIPDDPASAIAAARRAAGGPMGPLGAKDGDVYKIGDAGGLGQNFAGGKIFYSPETGANVISGQVLEKYESVGGPQGDLGFPTSSEDEGGLGPNSRIATFAAPDKPVIFWTPDYGAVIVRGAMNAAWEKLGGATGTLGAPTADQTEDGTVITQKFSGGAISWDRADNTFTTEPSNLASELAGLQIPGAEQAPPPAAEAPQAEDESKPFSWHWSWWWLVALIPVLLLAGLVVGAALWHRRRNRDDGFDHEPFDDDHYDDRHDDRHDDRYGDSYEDRYDDGPHDDGPHDDRAPHTDYREGRFDADRYRDEDAAGVSDADPYAPDADTRADTLDDAVTSRFADPYHENETAGSPFDGPTDVSMPISQWAAPGDRPGEDQPENPEEPAQRDDFGDDFDHAEDDAFERDEADDEFDDDREDDDFDTDEDLADRADVEADLEDDLEDDLEDDYEDDLDEETSGGAGAGTAAAGAAAAAAAAASTFGGPVPVGAGFNRPAFEEQEDPDNVDTAPTRVVTPADLRSDPPSGRHAAIEFDEPIPSATALHLPLDDPQEAPDGYPIKADTKTGMYWAPDSADYEDAVAEIWFASEEFARTNGFVRAN is encoded by the coding sequence ATGACGAGGCCGGGAGCGAAGCTGAACACCGCTGTTCGGCGGCTGACGATCGGCCTGCTCGCAGTCGCCCTTGCGGGACTGCTGGTGCCGTCGGTCGCGGCTGCGACGCCGGAGTCCGACGCCGACGCGGCGATCAACTCCGCATGGGAGGTCAGCGGCGGCGACGGCGGCCCGCTGGGACCCCGGCAGGGTGATGTCTACGCGATCGGCGCGGGATTCGGCCAGGACTTCACCGGCGGCAAGATGTTCTTCACCCCCGACACCGGCGCCCACTACGTCCAGGGCGCGATCCTGGAGAAGTACGAAGCGCTGGGCGGCCCTGCCGACAGCGATCTCGGGTTCCCGACCATCGACGAGGGCGCCGGACGCGCACCCGACAGTCGCAACTCCACGTTCAGCGCCCCCGACAATCCGGTGATCTTCTGGACCCCCGACACCGGTGCGCGCGTGGTGCGCGGCGCGATCAACGCCGCGTGGGACAAGCTCGGCGGTTCGGCCGGCGTGCTGGGTGTGCCCGCCGACGACGAGACCTACGACGGCGACGTGGTGCGCCAGAAGTTCACGGGCGGCGAGCTGTCGTGGAACCGGAAGACCAAGGCGTTCACCACGGTTCCGCCCGAACTCGCCGATCAGCTGAAAGACCTTCAGATCCCGGATGATCCGGCCTCGGCGATCGCCGCCGCGCGCCGCGCGGCAGGCGGCCCGATGGGCCCGCTCGGCGCAAAGGACGGCGACGTCTACAAGATCGGCGACGCGGGCGGCCTTGGCCAGAACTTCGCGGGCGGCAAGATCTTCTACAGCCCGGAGACCGGCGCCAACGTGATCAGCGGCCAGGTCCTCGAGAAGTACGAGAGCGTCGGCGGCCCGCAGGGCGATCTGGGTTTCCCGACCAGCAGCGAGGACGAGGGCGGGCTGGGCCCGAACAGCCGGATCGCCACGTTCGCGGCCCCCGACAAGCCGGTGATCTTCTGGACACCCGACTACGGCGCCGTGATCGTGCGCGGCGCCATGAACGCGGCGTGGGAGAAGCTCGGTGGCGCGACCGGGACGCTCGGCGCGCCGACGGCCGACCAGACCGAGGACGGCACCGTCATCACCCAGAAGTTCAGTGGTGGCGCCATCTCGTGGGACCGCGCCGACAACACCTTCACCACCGAGCCGTCGAACCTGGCGTCCGAACTGGCGGGGCTGCAGATTCCCGGGGCCGAGCAGGCGCCGCCGCCGGCGGCCGAGGCGCCACAGGCCGAAGACGAGTCCAAGCCGTTCTCGTGGCACTGGAGCTGGTGGTGGCTGGTCGCGCTGATCCCGGTGCTGCTGCTCGCCGGGCTCGTGGTGGGTGCGGCGCTGTGGCACCGGCGCCGCAACCGCGACGACGGATTCGACCACGAACCGTTCGACGACGACCACTACGACGATCGGCATGACGATCGGCACGACGATCGCTACGGCGACTCCTACGAGGACCGTTACGACGACGGCCCGCACGACGACGGTCCGCACGACGACCGTGCGCCGCACACCGACTACCGCGAAGGCCGCTTCGACGCCGACCGCTACCGCGACGAGGACGCTGCGGGAGTTTCCGATGCGGATCCGTACGCGCCCGACGCCGACACCCGCGCCGACACCCTCGACGACGCCGTGACATCGCGGTTTGCCGATCCCTACCACGAGAACGAGACCGCCGGGTCGCCGTTCGACGGCCCGACCGACGTCTCGATGCCGATCAGCCAGTGGGCCGCCCCCGGCGACCGTCCCGGCGAGGACCAACCCGAGAACCCCGAAGAGCCGGCGCAACGGGACGATTTCGGAGACGACTTCGACCATGCCGAGGACGACGCGTTCGAACGCGACGAGGCCGACGACGAGTTCGACGACGACCGCGAGGACGACGACTTCGACACCGACGAAGATCTGGCCGACCGTGCCGACGTCGAGGCGGACCTCGAAGATGATCTGGAAGACGACCTCGAAGACGACTACGAGGACGATCTCGACGAGGAAACCTCCGGTGGGGCAGGAGCCGGGACCGCGGCCGCCGGAGCGGCGGCCGCGGCAGCTGCTGCGGCGAGCACGTTCGGCGGGCCGGTGCCGGTCGGCGCGGGGTTCAACCGTCCGGCGTTCGAGGAGCAGGAAGACCCCGACAATGTCGACACCGCACCGACGCGAGTGGTGACGCCCGCGGATCTGCGCAGTGACCCGCCGAGCGGGCGCCACGCGGCGATCGAATTCGACGAACCGATTCCGAGTGCCACCGCGCTTCACCTGCCCCTGGACGATCCGCAGGAGGCTCCCGACGGCTATCCGATCAAGGCGGACACCAAGACCGGCATGTACTGGGCGCCCGACAGTGCGGACTATGAGGACGCGGTCGCCGAGATCTGGTTCGCCAGTGAGGAGTTCGCCCGCACGAACGGATTCGTACGGGCGAACTGA
- the lexA gene encoding transcriptional repressor LexA encodes MSDDTGEFTDGSTESPADADGAGRRRAVDNGLTERQRTILEVIRASVTSRGYPPSIREIGDAVGLTSTSSVAHQLRTLERKGYLRRDPNRPRAVDVRAADDPAAAAVVTTDVAGSDALPEPTFVPVLGRIAAGGPILAEEAVEDVFPLPRELVGEGSLFLLKVVGDSMIDAAICDGDWVVVRQQNVADNGDIVAAMIDGEATVKTFKRARGQVWLMPHNPAYDPIPGNDAAVLGKVVTVIRKI; translated from the coding sequence ATGAGCGACGACACCGGCGAGTTCACGGACGGCAGTACCGAAAGCCCGGCCGATGCGGACGGCGCCGGTCGGCGCCGCGCCGTCGACAACGGCCTCACAGAACGTCAGCGCACCATCCTCGAGGTCATCCGCGCCTCGGTGACCAGTCGGGGTTACCCACCGAGCATCCGAGAGATCGGCGACGCCGTCGGCCTCACGTCCACCTCTTCGGTGGCCCACCAACTCCGCACCCTCGAACGCAAGGGGTATCTGCGCAGGGATCCCAACCGGCCCAGGGCCGTCGATGTCCGCGCGGCCGACGATCCGGCGGCCGCTGCCGTGGTCACCACCGACGTCGCGGGCTCCGACGCGCTACCGGAACCCACGTTCGTGCCGGTTCTGGGGCGTATCGCCGCAGGCGGTCCGATCCTGGCCGAGGAGGCCGTCGAGGACGTGTTCCCACTGCCGCGGGAACTGGTCGGCGAGGGCTCGCTGTTCCTGCTCAAGGTCGTCGGCGACTCGATGATCGACGCCGCGATCTGCGATGGCGACTGGGTGGTGGTGCGCCAACAGAACGTCGCGGACAACGGCGACATCGTCGCGGCCATGATCGACGGCGAGGCCACGGTCAAGACCTTCAAGCGCGCACGCGGTCAGGTGTGGCTCATGCCGCACAACCCGGCCTACGACCCGATTCCCGGCAACGACGCGGCCGTCCTGGGCAAGGTCGTCACCGTCATCCGCAAGATCTGA
- a CDS encoding LysM peptidoglycan-binding domain-containing protein: protein MAILDIPVDIPVAANVATRRTGGAGARAAAARTPDRGSVRTVPASRRVRPRGERPVRRPQPGRPGGAALRHRGTGVLMSRASHRRPITPATTVVLALVAAGITVWLGLVAQFGGVLGSSAPVSVPSELAVVQVQSGETLQQVARRVAPDAPVAAVVQQIRDLNQLESAALDAGQTLIAPVG from the coding sequence ATGGCCATCCTCGACATCCCCGTCGACATTCCCGTCGCAGCGAACGTGGCCACGCGCCGCACGGGCGGTGCCGGCGCACGCGCCGCGGCTGCGCGGACCCCGGATCGAGGTTCTGTCCGGACCGTGCCTGCGTCTCGGCGTGTGCGGCCGCGCGGGGAGCGTCCGGTGCGCCGTCCGCAGCCCGGCCGTCCCGGCGGTGCGGCCCTGCGTCACCGCGGCACCGGTGTCCTGATGTCCCGCGCGTCGCATCGTCGCCCGATCACCCCGGCCACCACGGTGGTGCTGGCCCTGGTCGCCGCCGGTATCACGGTGTGGCTCGGTCTCGTCGCGCAGTTCGGCGGGGTGCTGGGCTCGTCGGCGCCGGTCTCGGTGCCCAGTGAGCTGGCCGTCGTGCAGGTGCAGTCGGGGGAGACGTTGCAGCAGGTGGCCCGCCGCGTCGCGCCTGACGCCCCGGTCGCCGCGGTGGTCCAGCAGATCCGTGACCTCAACCAGTTGGAGTCCGCCGCGCTCGACGCCGGGCAGACGCTGATCGCCCCCGTCGGCTGA
- the nrdR gene encoding transcriptional regulator NrdR: MHCPFCRHPDSRVVDSRETDEGQAIRRRRSCPECGRRFTTVETAVLAVVKRSGVSEPFSREKVIRGVRRACQGRDVDDDALNVLAQKVEDAVRGLGTPEIPSHEVGLAILGPLRELDEVAYLRFASVYRSFSSAEDFEREIEALRAHRGA, translated from the coding sequence ATGCATTGTCCGTTCTGCCGTCATCCTGATTCCAGGGTGGTCGACTCCCGCGAAACCGATGAGGGGCAGGCCATCCGGCGACGACGCTCGTGCCCCGAGTGCGGCAGGCGTTTCACCACGGTCGAGACCGCGGTGCTCGCGGTGGTCAAGCGTAGCGGCGTGAGTGAACCGTTCAGCCGCGAGAAGGTCATCCGCGGAGTCCGGCGCGCATGTCAGGGCCGCGACGTCGACGACGACGCGCTCAACGTCCTGGCGCAGAAGGTCGAGGACGCCGTGCGTGGCCTCGGCACCCCCGAGATACCCAGCCATGAGGTCGGTCTGGCCATCCTGGGACCGTTGCGTGAACTCGACGAGGTCGCCTACCTGCGCTTCGCGTCCGTGTACCGGTCGTTCTCGTCCGCCGAGGATTTCGAGCGGGAGATCGAGGCGCTCCGCGCCCACCGCGGTGCGTAG
- a CDS encoding PhzF family phenazine biosynthesis protein: protein MAIDVTVLRVFTDSDGKFGNPLGVVDNSTVDPADRQRIAKELGYSETIFIDLPGPDSHTAHARIFTPASELPFAGHPTVGAAWYLRDIGRPIKTLQVPAGIVQVTYDGDLAAISARSEWAPEFAIYDLPSAEELMSADPDDYDDDVQHYLWTWSDKNEGVLRSRMFATNLGIREDEATGAAAVRITDYLSRDLTIVQGKGSVIRTRWSPEGWVQVAGRVVNDGTRQLEL, encoded by the coding sequence ATGGCCATCGACGTGACCGTGTTGCGAGTTTTCACCGACTCCGACGGCAAGTTCGGCAATCCGCTCGGCGTGGTCGACAACAGCACTGTGGATCCCGCAGACCGGCAGCGCATCGCCAAGGAATTGGGTTACAGCGAAACGATATTCATCGATCTCCCAGGACCCGACAGCCACACCGCCCACGCACGCATCTTCACGCCGGCCTCGGAGTTGCCCTTCGCCGGGCATCCCACTGTCGGCGCGGCGTGGTACCTCCGGGACATCGGCAGGCCCATCAAGACGCTGCAGGTTCCCGCGGGCATCGTGCAGGTGACCTACGACGGCGACCTCGCCGCGATCAGCGCACGTTCGGAATGGGCGCCGGAGTTCGCGATCTACGACCTGCCCTCCGCCGAGGAACTGATGTCCGCCGACCCGGACGACTACGACGACGACGTCCAGCACTATCTGTGGACGTGGAGCGACAAGAACGAGGGCGTCCTGCGATCCCGCATGTTCGCGACGAACCTGGGCATCCGGGAGGATGAGGCGACCGGCGCGGCCGCGGTCCGGATCACCGACTATCTGAGCCGGGATCTGACGATCGTGCAGGGCAAGGGCTCGGTGATTCGCACCAGGTGGAGCCCGGAGGGCTGGGTTCAGGTGGCGGGCCGGGTGGTCAACGACGGGACCAGGCAGCTCGAACTCTAG
- a CDS encoding alpha/beta fold hydrolase, with protein sequence MTERKPNLRTVREVSPRLEFRTIHGYRRAFRIAGSGPAILLIHGIGDNSTTWHTVQSTLAQRFTVIAPDLLGHGRSDKPRADYSVAAYANGMRDLLSVLDIDRVTVVGHSLGGGVAMQFAYQFPQFVDRLILVGAGGVTKDVNVALRIASLPMGSEALALLRLPLVLPSLQIAGKVAGTVFGSTGVGRDIPDMLRILADLPEPTASSAFARTLRAVVDWRGQVVTMLDRCYLTESVPVQLIWGDCDSVIPVSHAEMAHAAMPGSRLEIFEGSGHFPFHDDPDRFVEVVEQFIDSTEPAVYDQDLLRDLLRTGANRSTMSGSLDTQVAVIEAMGVDERSAT encoded by the coding sequence ATGACCGAGCGAAAGCCCAACCTGCGCACGGTACGTGAGGTCAGCCCCAGGCTGGAGTTCCGCACGATCCACGGCTACCGGCGGGCGTTCCGCATCGCCGGGTCCGGCCCGGCGATCCTGTTGATCCACGGGATCGGCGACAACTCGACGACGTGGCACACCGTGCAGTCCACCCTGGCGCAGCGCTTCACGGTCATCGCGCCGGATCTGCTCGGGCACGGGCGGTCCGACAAGCCGCGCGCCGACTACTCCGTGGCCGCGTACGCCAACGGCATGCGGGATCTGCTCAGCGTGCTCGACATCGACCGGGTCACGGTCGTCGGGCACTCCCTCGGCGGCGGCGTCGCCATGCAGTTCGCCTACCAGTTCCCCCAGTTCGTCGACCGGTTGATCCTCGTCGGCGCGGGCGGCGTCACCAAGGACGTCAACGTGGCGCTGCGCATCGCGTCGCTGCCGATGGGCAGCGAGGCGCTCGCCCTGCTGCGCCTTCCGCTGGTGCTGCCGTCCCTGCAGATCGCGGGCAAGGTGGCGGGCACCGTGTTCGGGTCGACCGGCGTTGGCCGCGACATCCCCGACATGCTCCGTATCCTCGCCGACCTGCCGGAACCGACCGCGTCGTCGGCGTTCGCCCGCACACTGCGGGCCGTGGTGGACTGGCGCGGCCAGGTCGTGACCATGCTCGACCGCTGTTATCTGACCGAATCCGTTCCGGTGCAGCTCATCTGGGGCGACTGCGATTCGGTGATCCCGGTCAGCCATGCCGAGATGGCCCACGCCGCGATGCCCGGTTCCCGGTTGGAGATCTTCGAGGGGTCCGGGCATTTTCCGTTCCACGACGACCCGGACCGTTTCGTCGAGGTCGTCGAGCAGTTCATCGATTCCACCGAACCCGCAGTGTACGACCAGGATCTACTGCGCGATCTGCTGCGCACGGGCGCCAACCGCTCGACGATGAGCGGGTCCCTCGACACGCAGGTCGCCGTCATCGAGGCGATGGGCGTCGACGAGCGCAGCGCAACCTGA
- a CDS encoding proteasome assembly chaperone family protein yields the protein MADNENPQQRYQPDQSGMYELEFPAPQLSSSDGRGPVLIHALEGFSDAGHAIRLAAEHLKKSLDTELVASFAIDELLDYRSRRPLMTFKTDHFTAYEEPELNLYALHDTVGTPFLLLAGLEPDLRWERFITAVRLLAEQLGVRQVIGLGTIPMAVPHTRPVNLTAHSNNKELIAEHTPWVGEVQVPASVSNLLEFRMAQHGHEVVGFTVHVPHYLAQTAYPPAAEALLAEVARTGSLELPLAALSEAGAEVYTKINEQVEASPEVAQVVSALERQYDAFIAAQENRSLLARDEDLPSGDELGAEFERFLAQQAGEKFKDDKYKDGHGEGFGDGFGER from the coding sequence ATGGCAGACAACGAAAACCCACAACAGCGCTATCAACCCGACCAGAGCGGGATGTACGAGCTTGAGTTTCCCGCGCCACAGTTGTCATCGTCGGACGGCCGCGGGCCGGTCCTGATCCACGCGTTGGAGGGGTTCTCCGACGCGGGCCACGCGATACGGCTTGCCGCCGAGCACCTCAAGAAGTCGCTCGACACCGAGCTCGTGGCGTCGTTCGCGATCGACGAACTGCTCGACTACCGGTCGCGTCGCCCCCTCATGACGTTCAAGACCGACCACTTCACCGCGTACGAAGAGCCCGAACTGAACCTGTACGCACTGCACGACACCGTCGGCACACCGTTCCTGCTGCTGGCCGGCCTCGAACCGGACCTGCGCTGGGAGCGTTTCATCACCGCGGTGCGTCTGCTGGCCGAACAGCTCGGCGTGCGCCAGGTGATCGGCCTTGGCACCATCCCGATGGCCGTCCCGCACACGCGGCCCGTCAACCTGACGGCGCACTCGAACAACAAGGAACTCATCGCCGAACACACGCCGTGGGTGGGCGAGGTGCAGGTGCCTGCCAGCGTGTCCAACCTGCTGGAGTTCCGCATGGCCCAGCACGGCCACGAGGTGGTCGGATTCACCGTGCACGTGCCGCACTACCTGGCACAGACGGCGTACCCGCCCGCGGCGGAGGCGCTGCTGGCCGAGGTGGCCAGGACCGGTTCGCTGGAATTGCCGCTCGCCGCACTGTCCGAGGCCGGAGCCGAGGTGTACACCAAGATCAACGAGCAGGTCGAGGCCAGCCCCGAGGTCGCCCAAGTGGTGAGTGCGCTCGAGCGCCAGTACGATGCATTCATTGCGGCGCAGGAGAACCGATCCCTGCTCGCTCGCGACGAGGATTTGCCCAGCGGCGACGAACTGGGCGCCGAGTTCGAGCGGTTCCTCGCGCAGCAGGCCGGCGAGAAGTTCAAGGACGACAAGTACAAGGACGGCCACGGGGAGGGGTTCGGGGACGGATTCGGGGAACGGTGA
- a CDS encoding trypsin-like serine peptidase — protein sequence MRTRRPAVSHRARLTGPAGAVVMVLTMAACAGGASDRTATSTGVPDPGPISPGVAKAESFPASVHPAVPDPRIGALFLGGGPVHTCTGTVLDSRTQDLVLTAAHCLADGVDTTFVPGFDPAAADTDPWHVTAVYLDPRWLADQDEQADFAIVRVTRHDGTTIEQQVGGGLALASAPAAGTAVAVTGYLVGEGGALTCRGVTTMADDGFPSLECAGVADGFSGAPWVTGSAVAGLVGGLDGGGCDEDTSYSPRFDGGVERLLARAEAGDASDAGDAAPAADAPAC from the coding sequence ATGAGAACGCGTCGACCTGCGGTGTCGCACCGGGCCCGGCTCACCGGGCCGGCCGGTGCGGTGGTGATGGTGCTCACCATGGCGGCATGCGCAGGCGGGGCGTCCGACCGCACTGCCACCTCCACCGGGGTACCCGACCCCGGCCCGATCTCACCCGGTGTGGCAAAGGCGGAATCTTTTCCTGCATCTGTGCACCCCGCCGTCCCGGATCCGCGGATCGGTGCCTTGTTCCTGGGCGGGGGACCGGTGCACACCTGCACCGGCACCGTTCTCGACAGCCGGACGCAGGACCTGGTCCTGACAGCCGCGCACTGCCTGGCCGACGGTGTCGACACGACGTTCGTGCCCGGATTCGACCCGGCGGCCGCGGATACCGACCCGTGGCACGTCACCGCCGTCTACCTCGACCCGCGCTGGCTCGCCGATCAGGACGAGCAGGCGGACTTCGCGATCGTGCGTGTCACCCGCCACGACGGCACGACCATCGAGCAGCAGGTCGGTGGTGGGCTGGCGCTCGCGTCGGCTCCCGCTGCGGGGACCGCGGTGGCCGTGACGGGATACCTGGTGGGTGAGGGCGGCGCATTGACCTGCCGCGGTGTCACGACGATGGCCGACGACGGGTTTCCTTCGCTCGAATGTGCCGGTGTGGCAGACGGTTTCAGCGGAGCGCCCTGGGTGACGGGATCCGCGGTGGCCGGGCTCGTCGGGGGACTCGACGGCGGCGGGTGCGACGAGGACACGTCGTACTCGCCACGGTTCGACGGGGGTGTGGAGCGGCTGCTGGCGCGTGCGGAGGCGGGGGATGCCTCCGATGCCGGGGACGCCGCGCCCGCGGCCGACGCACCCGCCTGTTGA